In Streptomyces sp. P3, one DNA window encodes the following:
- a CDS encoding ABC transporter permease: MSAATIDIATAADGRIPLRSHLRHTGALIRRNLLWIRQDPESMFDAVLFPVVFTLLFVYVFGGSIGQSLGGGQQAYVQYVIPGMLAMMGMNMAQGVGTGFNTDFNSGVMDRFRSLPIGRGSVLFAKIVVELMRMLVACAILMVVAVLVGFDITHWPGLFAAVGLATVFGSALMWVFLTLGVIMKSPQSVQAMGFLVLMPLQFGSSIFAPTRSMPGWLQNFTAYNPLSALADAARGLMVGGPVAHGLWVTLAWSAGLTAVMAPVAIYKFRTKT; the protein is encoded by the coding sequence ATGAGCGCGGCCACGATCGACATCGCCACCGCAGCCGACGGACGCATCCCGCTGCGCAGCCACCTGCGGCACACCGGTGCGCTGATCCGCCGCAACCTGCTGTGGATCCGGCAGGACCCCGAGTCGATGTTCGACGCGGTCCTCTTCCCGGTGGTCTTCACCCTGCTCTTCGTGTACGTCTTCGGCGGCTCCATCGGGCAGTCGCTGGGCGGCGGTCAGCAGGCGTACGTGCAGTACGTCATCCCCGGCATGCTGGCCATGATGGGGATGAACATGGCGCAGGGCGTGGGCACCGGCTTCAACACGGACTTCAACTCCGGGGTCATGGACCGCTTCCGGTCGCTGCCCATCGGACGGGGCTCGGTGCTCTTCGCCAAGATCGTCGTGGAGCTGATGCGCATGCTGGTCGCCTGCGCGATCCTCATGGTGGTGGCCGTCCTGGTGGGCTTCGACATCACCCACTGGCCCGGTCTCTTCGCCGCCGTGGGACTGGCCACGGTGTTCGGCTCGGCCCTGATGTGGGTGTTCCTCACGCTCGGCGTGATCATGAAGAGTCCGCAGTCCGTGCAGGCGATGGGCTTCCTGGTGCTGATGCCGCTGCAGTTCGGCTCGTCGATCTTCGCGCCGACCCGGTCGATGCCGGGCTGGCTGCAGAACTTCACCGCGTACAACCCGCTGTCCGCGCTCGCCGACGCGGCGCGCGGACTCATGGTGGGCGGTCCGGTCGCGCACGGCCTGTGGGTGACGCTCGCCTGGTCGGCCGGGCTCACCGCGGTGATGGCGCCGGTCGCGATCTACAAGTTCCGCACGAAGACCTGA
- a CDS encoding TetR/AcrR family transcriptional regulator, protein MSPADSAAVEQPVRGRPRNEALERAIIEVTMKLLEDGVSLAELSIERIARTAGVGKATIYRRWSGKEALFVDVLRAAEPDDPELPGTSMRDDLVVLLEALRRRGLASRSSAILHNVHAQMKSSPQIWTVYHNTVIAPRRRLGVEVLRRGQENGELRADLDLELVNDIFVGPMLVRAVLRPDADLPEDLPERIVDSLLAGLRPVSTPDAHP, encoded by the coding sequence GTGAGCCCCGCCGACAGCGCAGCCGTCGAGCAGCCCGTCCGGGGGCGGCCCCGGAACGAGGCCCTGGAACGGGCCATCATCGAGGTCACGATGAAGCTGCTGGAGGACGGCGTCTCGCTCGCCGAGCTGTCCATCGAGCGCATCGCCCGCACCGCCGGCGTCGGCAAGGCCACCATCTACCGGCGCTGGAGCGGCAAGGAGGCGCTGTTCGTGGACGTGCTGCGGGCCGCCGAGCCCGACGACCCCGAACTCCCCGGCACCTCCATGCGCGACGACCTGGTGGTGCTGCTGGAGGCGCTGCGCCGGCGCGGACTCGCCAGCCGCTCCTCGGCGATCCTGCACAACGTCCACGCCCAGATGAAGAGCAGCCCGCAGATCTGGACGGTCTACCACAACACGGTGATAGCGCCCCGGCGCAGGCTGGGCGTCGAAGTCCTGCGCAGGGGACAGGAGAACGGCGAACTCCGCGCCGACCTCGACCTCGAACTGGTCAACGACATCTTCGTCGGCCCCATGCTCGTGCGTGCCGTCCTGCGCCCCGACGCCGATCTGCCCGAGGACCTCCCGGAGCGCATCGTCGACTCGCTGCTCGCCGGACTACGCCCCGTCAGCACGCCGGACGCGCACCCCTGA
- a CDS encoding ATP-binding cassette domain-containing protein, which produces MTRIHDNPSGAGSAVTVRGLVKHYGETKALDGVDLEVREGTVMGVLGPNGAGKTTLVRILSTLLAADAGRATVAGYDVAAQPRQLRRVIGLTGQYASVDEKLPGWENLYVIGRLLDLSRRDARVRADELLERFTLTEAARRPVATYSGGMRRRLDLAASMIGRPSVLFLDEPTTGLDPRTRNEVWTEVKSMVGDGVTVLLTTQYMEEAEQLASELTVVDRGKVIAGGGIEELKARVGGRTLRIRPADPLQLRPLAGRLDELGITGLAATAVDVERGSLLVPVLSDEQLTAVIGAVSARGVTLASLTTELPSLDEVFLALTGHRAGSPNDATPTETREEVAV; this is translated from the coding sequence ATGACGCGAATCCACGACAACCCCAGCGGCGCGGGCAGCGCCGTGACCGTCCGGGGGCTGGTCAAGCACTACGGCGAGACCAAGGCACTGGACGGGGTCGACCTCGAGGTGCGCGAAGGCACCGTGATGGGGGTCCTCGGGCCGAACGGCGCCGGCAAGACCACCCTCGTACGGATCCTGTCCACCCTGCTGGCCGCCGACGCCGGCCGGGCGACCGTCGCCGGCTACGACGTCGCGGCGCAGCCCCGGCAGCTGCGCCGGGTGATCGGCCTCACCGGTCAGTACGCCTCCGTCGACGAGAAGCTCCCCGGATGGGAGAACCTGTACGTCATCGGCCGGCTGCTCGACCTGTCCCGCAGGGACGCCCGGGTGCGCGCCGACGAGCTGCTGGAGCGGTTCACGCTCACCGAGGCCGCCAGGCGGCCCGTGGCCACCTACTCCGGCGGCATGCGGCGGCGGCTGGACCTCGCCGCGTCGATGATCGGACGGCCGAGCGTGCTGTTCCTCGACGAACCCACCACGGGGCTGGACCCCCGCACCCGCAACGAGGTGTGGACCGAGGTCAAGTCCATGGTCGGGGACGGCGTCACCGTACTGCTGACCACCCAGTACATGGAGGAGGCCGAGCAGCTGGCCTCCGAGCTGACCGTCGTCGACCGGGGCAAGGTCATCGCGGGCGGCGGCATCGAGGAGCTGAAGGCCCGGGTCGGCGGCCGCACCCTGCGGATCCGGCCGGCCGACCCGCTGCAGCTGCGACCGCTGGCCGGACGGCTCGACGAACTCGGCATCACCGGGCTCGCCGCCACCGCCGTGGACGTCGAACGCGGCTCGCTCCTGGTGCCGGTTCTCAGCGACGAACAGCTGACGGCCGTCATCGGCGCGGTCAGCGCCCGCGGCGTCACCCTGGCCTCCCTCACCACCGAACTGCCCAGCCTGGACGAGGTGTTCCTCGCCCTCACCGGCCACCGCGCCGGCTCCCCGAACGACGCCACGCCCACCGAGACCCGCGAGGAGGTCGCCGTATGA
- a CDS encoding NAD+ synthase, with the protein MPQLRLALNQIDSRVGDLAGNTETILRWTRHSAEQGAHLVAFPEMALTGYPVEDLALRSSFVEASRAALRQLAARLADEGFGGLPVVVGYLDRSENDQPRFGRPAGSPRNAAAVLHGGEVVLSFAKHHLPNYGVFDEFRYFVPGDTMPVLRVHGVDVALAICEDLWQDGGRVPAARSAGAGLLLSVNASPYERDKDDTRLELVRKRAQEAGCTTAYLAMIGGQDELVFDGDSIVVDKNGEVVARAPQFSEGCVVLDLDLPAASPDAPTGVVDDGLRIDRVVLSEEPLPRYEPELSGGYAERLDDAEEVYSALVVGLRAYVAKNGFRSVLIGLSGGIDSALVAALACDAVGAQNVYGVSMPSKYSSDHSKGDAAELARRTGLNFRTVPIEPMFDAYMGSLGLTGLAEENLQSRLRGTLLMAVSNQEGHIVLAPGNKSELAVGYSTLYGDSVGAYGPIKDVYKTWVFRLAEWRNRAAAERGQTPPIPENSITKPPSAELRPGQVDTDSLPDYPVLDAILEMYVDRDQGADAIVAAGYDPALVARTLRMVDTAEYKRRQYPPGAKISAKGFGKDRRLPITNGWRESL; encoded by the coding sequence GTGCCTCAACTTCGTCTCGCCCTGAACCAGATCGACTCGCGTGTCGGCGACCTCGCCGGCAACACCGAAACGATCCTCCGCTGGACCCGGCACTCCGCCGAGCAGGGAGCCCACCTCGTGGCGTTCCCGGAGATGGCGCTGACCGGGTATCCCGTCGAGGACCTCGCCCTGCGCTCCTCCTTCGTCGAGGCCTCCCGCGCCGCGCTGCGGCAGCTCGCCGCGCGCCTCGCCGACGAGGGCTTCGGCGGGCTGCCGGTCGTCGTCGGCTACCTCGACCGGTCGGAGAACGACCAGCCGCGGTTCGGCCGGCCGGCCGGTTCCCCGCGCAACGCCGCGGCGGTGCTGCACGGCGGCGAGGTGGTACTGTCCTTCGCCAAGCACCACCTGCCCAACTACGGCGTCTTCGACGAGTTCCGCTACTTCGTGCCGGGCGACACCATGCCGGTGCTGCGCGTGCACGGCGTCGACGTGGCCCTCGCGATCTGCGAGGACCTCTGGCAGGACGGCGGCCGGGTCCCCGCGGCGCGCTCCGCCGGGGCCGGGCTGCTGCTCTCCGTCAACGCCTCCCCCTACGAGCGCGACAAGGACGACACCCGCCTGGAGCTGGTGCGCAAGCGGGCGCAGGAGGCCGGCTGCACCACCGCCTACCTCGCGATGATCGGCGGTCAGGACGAGCTCGTCTTCGACGGCGACTCGATCGTCGTCGACAAGAACGGCGAGGTCGTCGCGCGGGCCCCGCAGTTCTCCGAGGGCTGCGTGGTCCTGGACCTCGACCTGCCCGCGGCCTCCCCCGACGCGCCGACCGGCGTCGTGGACGACGGACTGCGCATCGACCGCGTGGTGCTGTCCGAGGAGCCGCTGCCGCGATACGAGCCCGAGCTGAGCGGCGGGTACGCGGAGCGGCTGGACGACGCCGAGGAGGTCTACTCGGCGCTTGTCGTGGGCCTGCGGGCGTACGTCGCGAAGAACGGGTTCCGGTCGGTGCTCATCGGGCTGTCGGGCGGGATCGACTCGGCGCTCGTCGCGGCCCTCGCCTGTGACGCGGTGGGCGCGCAGAACGTGTACGGCGTGTCGATGCCGTCCAAGTACTCCTCCGACCATTCCAAGGGCGACGCGGCGGAGCTGGCCCGGCGCACCGGGCTGAACTTCCGCACGGTGCCGATCGAGCCGATGTTCGACGCCTACATGGGCTCGCTGGGGCTGACGGGCCTCGCCGAGGAGAACCTCCAGTCGCGCCTGCGCGGGACCCTGCTGATGGCCGTCTCCAACCAGGAGGGCCACATCGTCCTCGCCCCCGGCAACAAGTCGGAGCTGGCGGTCGGCTACTCCACCCTCTACGGCGACTCGGTCGGCGCGTACGGCCCCATCAAGGACGTCTACAAGACGTGGGTCTTCCGGCTCGCCGAGTGGCGCAACCGCGCCGCGGCCGAGCGGGGCCAGACGCCGCCGATCCCGGAGAACTCGATCACCAAGCCGCCGAGCGCCGAGCTGCGCCCGGGGCAGGTGGACACGGACTCGCTCCCGGACTACCCCGTCCTGGACGCGATCCTCGAGATGTACGTGGACCGGGACCAGGGCGCGGACGCGATCGTCGCCGCCGGGTACGACCCCGCGCTGGTCGCCAGGACCCTGCGCATGGTCGACACGGCCGAGTACAAGCGGCGGCAGTACCCGCCGGGCGCGAAGATCTCCGCGAAGGGCTTCGGCAAGGACCGCCGCCTCCCCATCACGAACGGCTGGCGCGAGTCGCTGTAG
- the panB gene encoding 3-methyl-2-oxobutanoate hydroxymethyltransferase, with amino-acid sequence MTQLSAARNAPQKPTDGSNALYGGKGTRRITVRDIALAKERGEKWPMLTAYDAMTASVFDEAGIPVMLVGDSAGNCHLGYETTVPVTLDEMTMLSAAVVRGTSRALIVGDLPFGSYQEGPVQALRSATRLVKEAGVGAVKLEGGERSHRQIELLVESGIPVMAHIGLTPQSVNAMGYRVQGRGEEAAQQLLRDAKAVQDAGAFAVVLELVPAELAAEVTRVLHIPTVGIGAGAETDAQVLVWTDMLGLTGGRVPKFVKQYANLRQVMGDAAKAFAEDVVGGTFPLDEHSVH; translated from the coding sequence ATGACGCAGCTCTCGGCTGCCCGCAATGCCCCGCAGAAGCCCACCGACGGCAGCAACGCGCTGTACGGGGGCAAGGGCACGCGCCGTATCACCGTCCGCGACATCGCCCTCGCCAAGGAACGCGGCGAGAAGTGGCCCATGCTCACCGCCTACGACGCGATGACCGCCTCCGTCTTCGACGAGGCCGGGATCCCCGTGATGCTCGTCGGCGACTCGGCGGGCAACTGCCACCTCGGTTACGAGACGACCGTGCCCGTCACCCTCGACGAGATGACCATGCTGTCGGCGGCGGTCGTGCGGGGCACCAGCCGCGCGCTGATCGTCGGCGACCTGCCGTTCGGCTCCTACCAGGAGGGCCCGGTGCAGGCGCTGCGCTCGGCGACGCGCCTGGTGAAGGAGGCCGGGGTCGGGGCCGTGAAGCTGGAGGGCGGCGAGCGCTCGCACCGGCAGATCGAGCTCCTCGTGGAGTCCGGCATCCCGGTGATGGCGCACATCGGCCTGACCCCGCAGTCCGTGAACGCGATGGGTTACCGCGTGCAGGGGCGCGGCGAGGAGGCGGCCCAGCAGCTGCTGCGGGACGCCAAGGCCGTGCAGGACGCGGGCGCGTTCGCGGTGGTGCTGGAGCTGGTCCCGGCGGAGCTGGCGGCCGAGGTCACGCGGGTGCTGCACATCCCGACCGTCGGCATCGGCGCCGGTGCGGAGACGGACGCCCAGGTACTGGTGTGGACCGACATGCTCGGGCTGACCGGGGGCCGGGTGCCGAAGTTCGTCAAGCAGTACGCGAACCTGCGCCAGGTCATGGGCGACGCGGCGAAGGCGTTCGCCGAGGACGTCGTCGGCGGCACGTTCCCGCTGGACGAGCACAGCGTGCACTGA
- a CDS encoding endonuclease/exonuclease/phosphatase family protein translates to MAQQAYMTETDGDGDSGHEPRGVRLRRLIGRLLGRLTTGWRGDPRIWRRGLVVAGVALALSLVMLLHSRIPNRFGNLGSLTETFLPWIGVFVPVLLVLAVVRRSATALIAVVLPVVVWTNLFGGLLVDRTGTGGDLTVATHNVNADNPDPAGTARDVAASAADVLALEELTASAVPVYEKALAATYPYHSVQGTVGLWSKYPLSGVRAVDIELGWTRAMRAAVATPQGEVAVYVAHLPSVRVKLQAGFTARQRDKSADALGEAIADERLTRVILLGDLNGTMNDRSLNAVTSQMRSTQGAAGSGFGFSWPASFPMARIDQIMVKGVAPVTSWTLPQTGSDHLPVAARVKVTTP, encoded by the coding sequence ATGGCGCAGCAGGCGTACATGACGGAGACGGACGGCGACGGAGACTCGGGACACGAGCCTCGGGGAGTCCGGCTCCGGCGCCTGATCGGACGTCTTCTCGGTCGGCTGACCACGGGCTGGCGGGGGGACCCGCGCATCTGGCGGCGCGGTCTGGTCGTCGCGGGTGTGGCGCTGGCGCTGTCCCTGGTGATGCTGCTGCACTCGCGCATCCCGAACCGGTTCGGCAACCTCGGCAGTCTCACGGAGACGTTCCTGCCGTGGATCGGCGTGTTCGTGCCGGTGCTGCTGGTGCTCGCGGTGGTGCGCAGGTCGGCGACCGCGCTGATCGCCGTCGTCCTGCCGGTCGTGGTGTGGACGAACCTCTTCGGCGGGCTGCTCGTCGACCGCACCGGCACCGGCGGCGATCTCACCGTGGCCACCCACAACGTCAACGCCGACAACCCCGACCCGGCGGGCACCGCCCGGGACGTGGCCGCCTCCGCGGCGGACGTGCTCGCCCTGGAGGAGCTGACCGCCTCGGCCGTCCCGGTGTACGAGAAGGCGCTGGCGGCGACGTACCCGTACCACTCGGTGCAGGGCACGGTCGGGCTGTGGAGCAAGTACCCGCTGAGCGGTGTGCGGGCCGTCGACATCGAGTTGGGCTGGACGCGCGCCATGCGGGCGGCCGTCGCGACGCCGCAGGGGGAGGTCGCCGTCTACGTGGCCCATCTGCCCTCGGTGCGGGTCAAGTTGCAGGCCGGGTTCACCGCCCGGCAGCGCGACAAGAGCGCGGACGCGCTGGGCGAGGCGATCGCCGACGAGCGGCTGACGCGGGTGATCCTGCTCGGCGACCTCAACGGCACCATGAACGACCGCTCGTTGAACGCCGTGACCTCCCAGATGCGCTCCACGCAGGGCGCTGCGGGCAGCGGGTTCGGGTTCAGCTGGCCCGCGTCGTTCCCGATGGCGCGCATCGACCAGATCATGGTGAAGGGTGTGGCGCCGGTCACCTCGTGGACGCTGCCGCAGACGGGCAGCGACCATCTGCCGGTGGCGGCGCGTGTGAAGGTCACCACACCGTAA
- a CDS encoding MFS transporter, which yields MTTPAVPTAPRIPEAVHRRRWAILGVLMLSLLIVVLDNSILNVAIKTISTPAPTGLGATQSELEWAINAYTLVFAGLLFSAGLLGDRIGRKKVLLGGLAVFGIGSALAAESGSPAQLIAFRALMALGAAFVMPATLAVLMNVFEREEQPKAIGIWAGGVGLAIAIGPITGGLLLAHFWWGSVFLINVPIVLLAFGLMMWLVPESRDPSPGRLDPVGVALSVVGLVLLVYGIIKGGELADFTDPTVLVTIGAGLAVLAAFVVFEKRSDHPSIDVGYFRNKVFSAAISVIALVFFALMGVTFFSVFYTQSVRGYSPLQTGLLLLPLAAAQLIFAPRARLVVDRIGVRATTTAAMLLLTATLGAFALLEADTPIWLLEVVFFCMGAGMAHIMTPTSVVIMQALPREKAGSASALSNTFRQVGGALGIAVLGSVLSASYRNGIEGSLGTLPEGLRHTAGESIEATLGVAASLGDRGRALVGPANDAFLHAMHVTALCGAGVALVGAAVVAAFLPGRPKPVPADAEEAEPARTTS from the coding sequence ATGACTACTCCTGCCGTCCCCACCGCTCCGCGGATACCGGAAGCGGTGCACCGGCGTCGTTGGGCGATCCTCGGCGTCCTGATGCTGAGCCTGCTGATCGTGGTGCTCGACAACTCGATCCTGAACGTCGCGATCAAGACGATCTCGACACCCGCCCCGACCGGCCTCGGCGCCACCCAGAGCGAGCTGGAGTGGGCGATCAACGCCTACACGCTCGTCTTCGCGGGACTGCTGTTCTCCGCAGGGCTCCTCGGCGACCGGATCGGCCGCAAGAAGGTGCTGCTCGGCGGACTCGCCGTGTTCGGCATCGGATCCGCGCTCGCGGCCGAGTCGGGCTCGCCCGCCCAGCTCATCGCCTTCCGCGCGCTGATGGCCCTCGGGGCCGCCTTCGTGATGCCCGCCACCCTCGCCGTCCTGATGAACGTCTTCGAGCGCGAGGAGCAGCCCAAGGCGATCGGCATCTGGGCGGGCGGCGTCGGGCTCGCCATCGCGATCGGCCCCATCACCGGCGGTCTGCTCCTCGCGCACTTCTGGTGGGGCTCGGTGTTCCTCATCAACGTGCCCATCGTGCTGCTCGCGTTCGGCCTGATGATGTGGCTGGTGCCCGAGTCCCGCGACCCGAGCCCCGGCCGTCTCGACCCCGTCGGCGTCGCCTTGTCGGTCGTCGGCCTCGTCCTGCTCGTGTACGGCATCATCAAGGGCGGTGAGCTGGCCGACTTCACCGATCCGACCGTGCTCGTGACCATAGGGGCCGGACTGGCGGTCCTCGCCGCGTTCGTGGTCTTCGAGAAGCGCAGCGACCATCCGTCCATCGACGTCGGGTACTTCCGGAACAAGGTGTTCTCCGCCGCGATCTCCGTCATAGCGCTCGTCTTCTTCGCGCTCATGGGCGTGACGTTCTTCTCGGTCTTCTACACCCAGAGCGTGCGCGGCTACTCACCGCTGCAGACCGGCCTGTTGCTGCTGCCGCTGGCCGCCGCCCAGCTGATCTTCGCGCCGCGCGCCCGCCTCGTCGTGGACCGCATAGGAGTCCGGGCCACGACCACGGCGGCGATGCTCCTCCTCACCGCCACCCTGGGGGCGTTCGCCCTGCTGGAGGCGGACACCCCGATCTGGCTGCTGGAGGTCGTCTTCTTCTGCATGGGCGCCGGAATGGCCCACATCATGACCCCGACCAGCGTGGTCATCATGCAGGCCCTGCCCCGCGAGAAGGCGGGCTCGGCCTCCGCGCTGAGCAACACCTTCCGCCAGGTCGGCGGCGCGCTCGGCATCGCGGTCCTCGGCTCGGTGCTGTCGGCGTCGTACCGCAACGGCATCGAGGGCAGCCTCGGCACGCTGCCGGAGGGCCTGCGCCACACGGCGGGCGAGTCGATCGAGGCGACGCTGGGGGTCGCCGCGAGCCTCGGCGACCGGGGCAGGGCGCTGGTCGGCCCCGCCAACGACGCCTTCCTGCACGCCATGCACGTCACGGCGCTGTGCGGGGCGGGGGTGGCGCTCGTGGGCGCGGCCGTGGTCGCCGCGTTCCTGCCGGGCCGCCCGAAGCCCGTGCCCGCCGACGCGGAGGAGGCGGAACCGGCCCGGACCACGTCGTAG
- a CDS encoding MFS transporter — MPLALLALAVGAFGIGTTEFVMMGLLPDVAGDLHISIPAAGHLVSAYAIGVVIGAPLLAAATARMSRRTVLISLMVLFVAGNALSALAPDNGWLLAARFLSGLPHGAFFGVGAVVATTLVAPERKARSVSLMFLGLTVANIAGVPAATLVGQHLGWRAAFLGVSVIGLAAIAALALLIPHDHTRAPAVGLRRELSALRSLPVWLALGTTVAGFGALFAAYSYITPMLTESAGYAGSSVTLLLALFGVGATVGNLLGGRLADHAMRPTLFAGLTSLVLVLALFPLLMTTAWGGALAVVLLGVAAFVTGSPLNLMVMERATAGPSLASSANQAAFNLANAGGAWIGGLTLAAGYGVTSPAIAGAALAVLGLGVAGVAYAVDARRAPRRPVRDRVVATHVPRPAEAAARH, encoded by the coding sequence ATGCCTCTGGCCCTGCTCGCCCTGGCCGTGGGTGCCTTCGGCATCGGCACCACCGAGTTCGTGATGATGGGCCTGCTGCCCGACGTCGCGGGTGACCTGCACATCTCCATCCCGGCGGCCGGACACCTGGTCTCCGCGTACGCGATCGGCGTCGTCATCGGCGCGCCGCTGCTCGCCGCGGCGACCGCGCGGATGTCCCGCCGCACGGTCCTGATCTCCCTGATGGTCCTGTTCGTCGCGGGCAACGCGCTCTCCGCGCTGGCCCCGGACAACGGCTGGCTGCTGGCCGCCCGATTCCTCAGCGGTCTGCCGCACGGCGCCTTCTTCGGCGTCGGCGCGGTGGTGGCCACCACGCTGGTCGCGCCGGAGCGCAAGGCCCGTTCGGTGTCGCTGATGTTCCTCGGTCTGACCGTCGCCAACATCGCGGGCGTCCCCGCCGCCACCCTCGTGGGCCAGCATCTCGGCTGGCGGGCGGCCTTCCTCGGTGTCAGCGTGATCGGCCTGGCGGCGATCGCCGCCCTGGCCCTGCTGATCCCGCACGACCACACCCGGGCGCCCGCCGTCGGCCTGCGCCGCGAGCTGTCCGCCCTGCGCTCGCTGCCGGTGTGGCTGGCGCTCGGCACGACGGTGGCCGGCTTCGGCGCCCTGTTCGCCGCCTACAGCTACATCACGCCCATGCTGACGGAATCCGCCGGGTACGCCGGCTCCAGCGTGACGCTGCTGCTGGCGCTGTTCGGCGTCGGCGCCACCGTCGGCAACCTGCTCGGCGGCCGGCTCGCCGACCACGCGATGCGGCCCACGCTGTTCGCCGGACTCACCTCGCTGGTCCTGGTCCTGGCCCTGTTCCCGCTGCTGATGACGACGGCCTGGGGCGGCGCGCTGGCCGTGGTCCTGCTGGGCGTCGCGGCGTTCGTGACGGGCTCCCCGCTCAACCTGATGGTGATGGAACGGGCGACCGCGGGCCCGTCGCTGGCCTCCTCCGCCAACCAGGCCGCGTTCAACCTGGCCAACGCCGGCGGCGCCTGGATCGGCGGCCTGACCCTCGCGGCCGGTTACGGCGTCACCTCCCCGGCGATCGCGGGGGCGGCGCTGGCGGTGCTGGGCCTGGGGGTGGCCGGCGTCGCGTACGCCGTCGACGCCCGCCGCGCCCCGCGACGCCCCGTCCGCGACCGCGTCGTCGCGACCCACGTACCGCGCCCGGCGGAGGCGGCGGCACGTCACTGA